The following coding sequences lie in one Terriglobia bacterium genomic window:
- a CDS encoding methyltransferase gives MEPFRFHLFVCTQQKPEGVPSCPASGSFAVLDALDREIGARGLHSDVQLTTCGCMGLCDEGPVIVVYPAGVWYRRVQPADVGEIVGAHLRDGKPVDRLLWNDALAMKAMSVEHGEKFRDAMAARDKAGTLPDRLDQMIRGYMPSRCILTALELDIFTAVGDGANAQQIGTKIHANVRAAGMLLNALVALGLLSKSGDAYKNTPESARFFVQGSKDNHRNGLLHTANIWHRWSTLTDAVRQGTRTAVRDKSPEWTHNFIAGMQRIAKDRAPLVVKTLGTAGVRRILDLGGGSGAYSIAFAKASPDVQCEILDIPEVVPLAAEYVSKAGVSAQVSLRAGDMLHDDFGSGYDLIMLNAICHMFSEEQNRDIFRRARQALAPNGRLVVQDFILNPDKTAPQQAALFSLNMLVGTDAGASYSELEYTRWMKDAGFTEVGRINLPGPSDLMVGLVK, from the coding sequence ATGGAACCGTTCCGCTTTCATCTTTTCGTCTGCACGCAGCAAAAGCCAGAAGGCGTCCCCTCCTGCCCGGCCAGCGGGTCGTTCGCTGTGCTCGACGCGCTCGACCGCGAGATAGGGGCGCGCGGCCTCCACAGCGATGTGCAACTCACCACCTGCGGCTGCATGGGACTGTGTGATGAAGGTCCAGTGATAGTCGTCTATCCCGCAGGGGTGTGGTACCGGCGTGTGCAACCGGCCGATGTAGGCGAAATCGTCGGTGCGCATCTGCGGGACGGCAAGCCCGTCGATCGTCTCCTATGGAACGATGCGCTGGCGATGAAGGCCATGTCGGTCGAGCATGGGGAGAAGTTCCGTGACGCGATGGCGGCCCGCGACAAAGCAGGGACGCTGCCGGATCGCCTCGATCAGATGATCCGCGGCTACATGCCGAGTCGCTGCATTCTTACGGCGCTTGAACTCGACATCTTTACCGCCGTCGGGGACGGGGCCAATGCCCAACAGATCGGGACCAAGATCCACGCGAATGTCCGCGCGGCAGGTATGCTGCTCAACGCGCTGGTCGCTCTCGGGCTACTCTCGAAGAGCGGCGACGCTTACAAGAACACGCCCGAGTCAGCACGCTTCTTTGTTCAGGGCTCCAAGGACAACCACCGCAATGGTCTGCTGCACACCGCCAACATCTGGCATCGCTGGAGCACGCTGACCGACGCCGTGCGCCAGGGTACCCGCACCGCCGTGCGCGACAAGAGCCCCGAATGGACACACAACTTCATTGCCGGCATGCAGCGCATCGCCAAGGATCGCGCCCCACTTGTGGTGAAGACCCTGGGCACAGCCGGGGTTCGCCGCATCCTCGATCTCGGCGGCGGCTCCGGCGCCTACTCCATCGCCTTCGCCAAGGCTTCTCCCGATGTGCAGTGCGAGATCCTTGACATCCCGGAGGTCGTGCCGCTCGCCGCCGAATATGTCAGCAAGGCCGGTGTCTCAGCGCAAGTCAGCCTTCGCGCTGGAGACATGCTGCATGACGATTTTGGCTCCGGCTACGACCTCATCATGCTGAACGCGATCTGCCACATGTTTTCCGAGGAGCAGAACCGGGACATCTTCCGCCGGGCCCGCCAGGCACTGGCGCCGAACGGCCGCCTCGTCGTGCAAGACTTCATCCTCAATCCCGACAAAACCGCGCCGCAACAGGCGGCACTGTTCTCCCTGAACATGCTCGTCGGCACCGACGCCGGCGCCAGTTACAGCGAGCTCGAGTACACCCGCTGGATGAAGGATGCGGGGTTCACCGAGGTAGGCCGGATCAACCTGCCCGGGCCGAGCGACCTGATGGTGGGTCTGGTGAAATAG